From a single Leishmania braziliensis MHOM/BR/75/M2904 complete genome, chromosome 28 genomic region:
- a CDS encoding putative protein kinase, producing the protein MGNQLAVTAAVDLANVSGDLEVVAHLSAEGRNYFATFHCLKYTSFTEPAGNEDHARESNLMSTASYSCSTNDPQCFYGFISADGGGTPGGSGVLHQRLEYRPDSVFRAPSTASLSGASVGPSTPTVVLSPWMAGIGGGAAGRGRARGAGDAGIGISSSYALCDAAATTTQLLARERAAWHQARWRQRLPVADRPWRTVPSSLRPEVELWRGATADAVMDSWCRDTRTGAMSVASGSRCSFGVPSADSSSPYGTGLGPASPVPQTKLRIATPSSYATAVSAKAGQTPNIDALVAGVSGEWRSNYGNYVQLLLRSGAGAGLKSSAAAAYGGRRVTVSPAPTSTTFLSSSTSLQQRYLVEDVVTKVFVRTPDDPGQAYFLKYIHHVMDNAGEKLRVVDSTLKCTTPRNCLWYSLVCEGDGFCVLQRPYVAFTLRERLVARPVWTAQEKLFIVYQLLEAVAHLHETYGLTHGDIKPNNVLVQSTGVLVLCDMALFKPSQMPLDSPLLFDYYYDTDENRACYVAPEKFTDQPLPTPPLESKARGSATYNVNNINFDGHTASMDVFSTACVVLFLYKEEDPLTLSQVLSLRHLTSTEAREAVVVPVLLDASVPAELHPLLLPMLCAAAEARPSARELVNRGLQQRIFPASFPYLYESVLPRLLTTAPNMRLILLQNQLEAVLQRCEVLDTTQASSAGKCLTVEEAAATSETASARVVSLAVVVSPSRALAVSLLLPLLLQTMHNSRTSDEAAYRGLLCLRRCASYCSFACLVDIVLPHVLFYVNNDAHVYGPSTRLMALRLLSSIAEVIAHRLTLRPPQRLGGIATPSCDAAAAKPGEEVENSAVPEEQWALMEHLVLPCLYDILRQAEQESTAVLVEVASRLPRLLLLARYITERRQLLYGGDAMTTQSTTLKDQLDAQRHCARRPGEAACAQQRYPNPLPAQHCPQPDAPLSLRNDGEEDDRAKAVAAAATLNPMMMSSPPVPRASSDALCASTTEVTSLSEHSFISGTRVMSCPDVCNTEVGKSVGEKRDADGESVGDEHGASAVGTQQYLTQLRCLLNNGWNMLQILYNHPSVAVVLEVIRQSASTVAAFLGEERVAEDLIPLLTTALAAPLRVQRVLYSQAIILHALLQPPPTKTLRLFVEEGLRHTDAVCLSRTLNSLAVVVRSRRLPLEESMALVHQCLPMLVESRLWLREAACGVVEAAAQTYSMADVALHLEYAVRPLLMLPVPLAHLRRYAATAIRAELATPFMPLGGVVGPTPVSYASSVSWRERALVPESAVLLDGDIFEDDEPLHRFIDNGAGRGNGQRGCSAQCRYIEDVGGNGGTFKDVLPAVVAVTRSYASGPAPALLHGLPSTEASSSSLPGARTRCEASIAEDAAAVQHSGSTTSTGIRIVGCDDSSDTALVYRPTAREVARMQLESHPVSPRLSASSALLSLPQPCLVSSHVVVPSTEKSSGTTTAAAALSVLDCPPSPPPPHSIEVSPLPVTLPPPSCVCRCGLKGGGGRAVHSRATLPSLSSPAVATTTVASTFSAPSSALRPTAAALSSVGAHMGAIYAVAPSPSANGIVISAGARGEAFVWQAAVSHKSAAHAHQLCLVERVVATTSDAREYSYTACQWISAQGQRRDLTLASTSASASGSMVAFASTDGAVRVLDVEKNAWVSSIAVGGTLEGGLTGLALQDRASLLVATAAGGLHVVDTRCRGGARSGDEASTVSSTASVWHTQLNPLDGAPSCLCPLYAGDKACAAAVGTCGGTVCLYDLRYQLCAQRVVLVDDEAGQLSASALTSSMRLSITTACVDPLSALCQSCRPSTWEPAPAVGPSLLLGTSGGTVYRLLLQSAAYWPAFQCCHNGSGAVRTMLTQPTHGRVFTGSEDGYIRSWSTDCPQTSHTLVYAPYQSPAYAVVRTGAAERALAASAARSDVAVSPAGNGRKGLAFLTVREGNDANYGSCALPRHAPDAILTLCAVRTTTGSSASWSSGNTGDGGGGEPCYLLSGSRDGTLTLWDNEPGQP; encoded by the coding sequence CGAGGGGCAGGTGACGCCGGCATAGGCATCAGCTCGTCGTATGCTTTGTGCGACGCTGCGGCAACCACGACCCAGCTTCTGGCTCGCGAACGCGCCGCATGGCATCAGGCGCGATGGCGCCAGCGTCTGCCAGTGGCCGATCGCCCGTGGCGCACTGTTCCGTCCTCCCTGCGGCCCGAGGTGGAATTATGGCGAGGCGCTACCGCAGATGCCGTAATGGATAGCTGGTGTCGTGACACGCGCACTGGCGCCATGTCAGTCGCCAgtggcagccgctgcagctttGGTGTCCCTAGTGCGGACAGTAGCTCTCCGTATGGTACTGGCTTGGGGCCGGCCTCACCGGTGCCGCAGACGAAGCTGCGGatcgccaccccctcctcctacGCCACGGCAGTGTCGGCCAAAGCGGGCCAGACTCCAAACATTGACGCCCTGGTCGCTGGCGTGAGTGGGGAGTGGCGCAGCAACTACGGCAACtacgtgcagctgcttctgCGTAGCGGTGCAGGCGCCGGGCTCAAGTcctccgcagccgctgcctaTGGTGGTCGTCGCGTCACTGTGTCGCCTGCGCCAACGAGCACCACCTTCTTGTCATCATcgacgtcgctgcagcagcgctacttGGTTGAGGATGTCGTCACCAAGGTGTTTGTGCGCACCCCTGACGATCCTGGTCAGGCGTACTTCCTCAAATACATACACCATGTGATGGACAACGCCGGTGAGAAGCTGCGCGTCGTCGACTCGACACTGAAGTGCACAACGCCGCGCAACTGCCTGTGGTACAGCCTTGTCTGCGAGGGAGACGGGTTTTGCGTGCTGCAACGACCTTACGTCGCCTTTACGCTTCGCGAGCGTCTCGTGGCTCGCCCTGTGTGGACGGCGCAGGAAAAGCTCTTTATCGTCTATCAGTTGTTAGAGGCAGTGGCCCACCTGCACGAGACCTACGGTCTTACCCACGGCGACATCAAACCTAACAACGTGCTAGTGCAGAGTACCGGCGTCTTAGTGCTGTGCGACATGGCCCTTTTCAAGCCTTCCCAAATGCCACTTGACAGCCCGCTGCTGTTCGACTACTACTACGACACGGACGAGAACAGGGCGTGCTACGTGGCGCCCGAGAAGTTTACCGACCAGCCGCTGCCCACGCCACCACTGGAGAGCAAGGCACGGGGTAGCGCCACCTACAACGTGAACAACATCAACTTCGATGGCCACACAGCCTCGATGGACGTCTTCTCCACAGCATGTGTCGTGCTGTTCCTTTACAAGGAGGAGGATCCGCTAACACTGTCGCAGGTGCTCAGCTTGCGCCATCTTACCAGCACCGAGGCCCGCGAGGCGGTTGTGGTGCCCGTCCTGCTGGACGCCAGCGTGCCCGCTGAGCTgcatccgctgctgctgcccatgctgtgcgccgccgcggaggcgcGGCCGTCCGCGCGTGAGCTGGTGAATCGCGGATTGCAACAGCGCATCTTCCCTGCCTCGTTCCCTTACTTATACGAGTCCGTGTTGCCTCGCCTCCTCACCACCGCTCCAAACATGCGGCTCATACTCCTCCAGAACCAGCTTGAGGCTGTGCTGcagagatgcgaggtgcTCGACACGACACAAGCAAGTAGTGCTGGTAAGTGTTTGACGGTtgaggaggcagcggcaaccAGCGAGACAGCTAGTGCCCGTGTGGTCAGCTTGGCGGTAGTTGTGTCTCCATCTCGAGCACTGGCTGTGTCTCTCCTTTTGCCCCTCCTGCTCCAAACTATGCACAACAGCCGCACGAGCGATGAGGCGGCTTACCGTGGCTTACTCTGCCTGCGTCGATGCGCGTCATACTGCAGCTTCGCCTGTCTAGTCGACATAGTTTTACCACACGTGCTCTTCTACGTGAACAACGACGCCCACGTCTACGGGCCGTCGACGCGCCTTATGGCACTTCGGCTGCTCAGCTCCATCGCGGAGGTAATCGCGCACCGCCTCACGCTCaggccgccgcagcgttTGGGTGGCATTGCGACGCCTTCGTGCGATGCGGCCGCTGCGAAGCCAGGCGAAGAAGTGGAGAACTCTGCCGTACCAGAGGAGCAGTGGGCGCTCATGGAGCATCTTGTGCTACCGTGTCTCTACGACATCCTGCGGCAAGCAGAGCAGGAGTCTACAGCGGTCCTGGTGGAGGTGGCAAGTCGACTGCCGCGACTGCTGCTCTTGGCACGCTACATCAcggagcggcggcagctcttGTACGGAGGCGATGCAATGACAACCCAGTCGACTACTTTGAAGGATCAGTTGGACGCCCAGCGGCACTGCGCTCGGCGACCAGGAGAggctgcgtgcgcgcagcagaggtACCCCAACCCACTCCCCGCGCAACACTGCCCCCAGCCTGacgcgcctctttctctcagaaacgatggcgaggaggacgaccGGGCGAAGGCAGTAGCCGCGGCTGCAACGTTAAACCCGATGATGATGTCATCGCCGCCGGTGCCCCGTGCCAGCAGTGACGCGCTGTGCGCCAGCACTACTGAGGTTACCAGCTTGAGCGAGCACAGCTTCATCAGTGGCACGCGGGTGATGTCATGTCCGGATGTCTGCAACACTGAAGTTGGCAAGTCAGTGGGCGAGAAGCGCGATGCTGATGGAGAGAGCGTTGGCGACGAGcacggcgccagcgctgttgGCACGCAGCAGTATCTAACCcagctccgctgcctccTGAACAACGGCTGGAACATGCTGCAGATTTTGTACAATCATCCATCCGTTGCTGTTGTCTTGGAGGTCATACGACAGTctgccagcaccgtcgccgccttCCTGGGGGAGGAGCGTGTGGCAGAGGATCTGATACCTCTCCTCACCACGGCCCtggctgcaccgctgcgggTGCAGAGGGTGCTCTATTCACAGGCCATCATACttcacgcgctgctgcagccgccgccgacgaaGACACTTCGGCTGTTTGTGGAGGAAGGCCTGCGGCACACAGACGCTGTGTGCCTCAGCAGAACCCTGAATAGCCTCGCAGTTGTGGTGCGTAGCCGCAGActgccgctggaggagtCGATGGCGCTTGTCCACCAGTGCCTTCCAATGCTGGTGGAGAGCCGTCTGTggctgcgcgaggcggcgtgCGGCGTTGttgaggcggcggcacaaaCCTACTCGATGGCTGACGTTGCGCTGCATCTCGAGTATGCCGTTCGGCCGTTGCTGATGCTTCCAGTGCCTTTGGCCCACCTGCGCCGCTACGCCGCTACGGCAATTCGGGCTGAGTTGGCTACACCATTCATGCCATTAGGTGGCGTGGTGGGACCAACGCCGGTTAGTTACGCCAGCAGCGTGTCGTGGAGGGAAAGGGCGCTCGTCCCTGAATCAGCAGTCCTGTTAGACGGGGACATCTTCGAAGATGATGAACCGTTGCACCGATTTATTGACAATGGCGCTGGCCGTGGCAATGGGCAACGCGGCTGCTCAGCGCAATGCCGATACATCGAGGACGTAGGAGGCAATGGCGGCACCTTCAAAGATGTTTTACCCGCAGTTGTGGCAGTGACTCGCTCTTATGCTTCCGGGCCGGCACCGGCGCTCTTGCACGGGCTTCCGTCGACTGAGGCCTCATCGTCATCTCTGCCAGGGGCAAGGACGCGCTGTGAAGCGAGCATTGCGGAGGATGCAGCGGCCGTtcagcacagcggcagcaccaccagtACCGGGATTCGCATCGTTGGTTGCGATGACTCGAGTGACACGGCGCTCGTCTACCGACCCACCGCGCGAGAGGTTGCGCGGATGCAACTCGAAAGCCACCCTGTGTCGCCCCGCCTCTCAGCTTCTtccgcgctgctgtcgctgcctcAGCCTTGTCTCGTCTCTTCCCATGTGGTCGTTCCATCCACGGAAAAGAGCAGTGGCACgacgaccgcggcggcggcgttgtcAGTGCTGGATTgcccaccatcaccaccaccgccgcacagcaTTGAGGTATCGCCGCTACCTGTCACACTGCCTCCGCCCTCGTGCGTCTGTCGGTGCGGCCTcaaaggcggtggcggacgCGCCGTGCACAGTCGAGCAACCCTGCCCTCCCTATCCTCACCAGCGGTGGCTACGACCACCGTGGCATCGACTTTCTCAGCACCGTCCTCGGCGTTGCGTcccactgctgcggcactcAGTTCTGTCGGTGCTCACATGGGAGCCATCTACGCAGTGGCGCCCTCGCCGTCAGCCAACGGGATCGTGATCTCAGCTGGAGCCCGAGGTGAGGCTTTTGTATGGCAGGCTGCCGTGTCACACAAGAGCGCAGCTCACGCGCACCAGCTGTGCTTGGTGGAGAGAGTTGTGGCAACGACGTCCGATGCGAGGGAGTACAGCTACACGGCATGCCAGTGGATCAGTGCACAAGGTCAGCGACGAGACTTGACGCTCGCCTCGACGTCCGCCTCAGCTTCCGGCTCGATGGTGGCCTTTGCGAGCACCGACGGTGCCGTGCGTGTCCTGGACGTGGAAAAGAACGCGTGGGTGTCGTCCATTGCTGTAGGTGGCACTCTAGAGGGCGGACTGACTGGGCTGGCATTGCAGGATCGAGCATCACTGCTTGTGGCGACCGCAGCTGGTGGCCTTCACGTGGTGGATACGCGGTGCCGAGGCGGAGCTCGTTCAGGCGACGAAGCGTCAACTGTGAGCTCGACTGCCTCCGTGTGGCACACCCAACTCAACCCACTGGACGGGGCGCCGAGCTGCCTGTGCCCGCTCTACGCGGGCGATAAGGCATGCGCCGCGGCCGTCGGCACATGCGGTGGCACTGTGTGCCTGTACGACTTGCGGTATCAGCTTTGTGCGCAGCGCGTCGTCCTCGTTGATGACGAGGCAGGGCAGCTGTCAGCGTCCGCTCTCACGTCATCAATGCGACTGTCCATCACGACGGCGTGCGTGGATCCCTTGTCGGCGCTGTGTCAGAGCTGCCGTCCATCGACGTGGGAACCGGCGCCGGCCGTGGGGCCGAGTCTGCTGCTCGGCACTAGCGGAGGCACGGTAtatcgcctcctcctccagagCGCTGCTTACTGGCCTGCATTTCAGTGCTGTCACAATGGTAGCGGAGCCGTACGCACGATGCTGACACAGCCTACCCACGGCCGCGTCTTCACTGGAAGCGAGGATGGGTATATTCGAAGCTGGTCGACTGACTGCCCACAGACGTCCCACACTCTAGTGTACGCGCCATACCAATCCCCGGCGTACGCCGTGGTGCGCACCGGTGCGGCAGAGCGGGCGCTGGCGgcgagtgctgcgcgcaGCGACGTAGCTGTCTCGCCGGCCGGCAACGGCAGAAAGGGTCTTGCCTTCCTCACGGTGCGCGAAGGCAACGACGCTAACTATGGCAGCTGCGCTCTCCCGCGACACGCCCCGGATGCGATCCTCACCTTGTGTGCTGTGCGCACGACCACCGGCTCCTCTGCTTCTTGGAGCTCCGGTAACACGggcgacggaggaggaggggagccATGCTATCTGCTATCTGGATCCCGCGACGGCACGCTGACGCTGTGGGACAACGAACCTGGACAGCCCTGA